From Raphanus sativus cultivar WK10039 unplaced genomic scaffold, ASM80110v3 Scaffold1654, whole genome shotgun sequence, one genomic window encodes:
- the LOC108852064 gene encoding uncharacterized protein LOC108852064: MGDRGGGGDSSSSEEEDDPKWKAAINSIVTTTAYAASATKAAAAAATQQNEDGEFRLKPKKLTHAQIKVKKLLNEMVENTLDFVKDPTLTLVPQDDEEPENDCGVRLFKRCSTGIVFDHVDELQGPKKKPNLHPSRGLEASSKEFKKRIKSIAVDGSDVLSAAVEAAKKASARLEAKEAAAKAKAKKEEERVAELKKVRGEKWLPSVARALQLNKNSTGRSAKS; this comes from the exons ATGGGAGAcaggggaggaggaggagatagcAGCAGCAGCGAAGAGGAAGATGATCCCAAGTGGAAAGCCGCCATCAATTCCATAGTCACCACCACAGCTTACGCCGCCTCCGCCACGAAAGCCGCCGCCGCAGCTGCTACTCAGCAAAACGAAGATGGAGAGTTTCGACTCAAACCTAAAAAGCTAACACATGCCCAAATCAAG GTGAAGAAGCTATTGAATGAGATGGTGGAGAATACGTTAGACTTTGTGAAAGATCCTACTCTCACTCTTGTTCCCCAAGATGATGAAGAACCAGAGAATGACTGTGGAGTTCGGCTGTTTAAGCGCTGTTCAACTGGCATAGTCTTTGATCACGTAG ATGAGCTGCAAGGACCTAAGAAGAAGCCTAATTTACACCCTTCTAGAGGACTTGAAGCAAGCTCTAAAGAG TTTAAGAAACGAATAAAATCGATTGCTGTTGACGGGTCGGATGTATTGTCTGCTGCTGTGGAGGCAGCTAAGAAAGCCTCAGCTAGACTAGAGGCTAAAGAGGCGGCTGCGAAAGCTAAAgccaagaaagaagaagagagagtcGCTGAACTGAAGAAAGTAAGAGGAGAGAAATGGCTACCTTCCGTTGCACGTGCATTGCAg CTAAACAAAAATTCAACAGGGAGATCTGCAAAATCCTAA
- the LOC108852068 gene encoding 60S ribosomal protein L26-1 has protein sequence MKYNPRVTSSRRKNRKAHFTASSSERRVIMSSPLSTDLRAKYNVRSMPIRKDDEVQIVRGTYKGREGKVVQVYRRKWVIHIERITREKVNGTTVNVGVQPSKVVITKLRLDKDRKSLLERKAKGRAAADKDKGTKFTAEDVMQNVD, from the coding sequence ATGAAGTACAACCCAAGAGTCACCTCCTCCCGCAGGAAGAACCGCAAGGCCCACTTCACAGCCTCGTCGAGCGAGAGACGCGTCATCATGAGCTCGCCTCTCTCCACCGACCTTCGCGCCAAGTACAACGTCAGATCCATGCCCATCCGCAAGGACGACGAGGTCCAGATCGTCCGCGGGACCTACAAGGGCCGCGAGGGAAAGGTCGTCCAGGTGTACCGTCGCAAGTGGGTGATCCACATCGAGAGGATCACGAGGGAGAAGGTGAACGGGACCACTGTGAACGTCGGTGTTCAGCCGTCGAAGGTTGTGATAACGAAGCTGAGGTTGGACAAGGACAGGAAGTCGCTTTTGGAGAGGAAGGCCAAGGGACGTGCCGCGGCGGATAAGGACAAGGGGACAAAGTTTACCGCTGAGGATGTTATGCAGAACGTTGATTAA